The sequence below is a genomic window from Zygosaccharomyces rouxii strain CBS732 chromosome D complete sequence.
TCCCGAAGTTATATGAAGTACTAGCTAGAGAGAATCAAATAGTGGATTCCAATGACAATGATACTTCTGATGAACCTTCAACAGTAGATTCAAGCTTTGTTAAAAGACGTAAATTAGAATTTAGTGATGGTAGCgttcaaaataaaatgtttGACAAGTCCATTGCCGATTTACTTGGTGatacttcatcatctacTTCACCTGGTAAACGTCGAAGcaaattacaaaattttaagGGTCTCGAATCGCAAGTCTCTATCGAAAATGCATACAGGTTGTTTGGAATTACTTTCTTTCCACTGGTGGACCCATCAGATATCAATTTTCAGCGTAATGACATTAATAGGAAGATGTTAGGAATAAGGTTAGAAGTGTTTAACGAAGGGCTAAgacaatttgaaaaacctCATTACATTTTATTGAAGCAGAATCTTAAGTTAAATTCCTGGTCTTTGTTCAAACACACCATTCCTGCATTTATAGATTTAGAATCAATCTTCCAGAAAATCGATAATGGTATTATTACAACTTACGATCAAGTCTATTTATTTGCTAAGCAAGTTTACATACAACTGTTGTGTGTTAGTCAAAGAGTGCAaattattgaagaattgcaaGATATTAGACTGATATCAAACTTGGAGATAGACTTGCAAATTGCCGCTGTAAGTTTCGATATTCAGGGAATGAAAAGAGTACGACTTTTTTTGCAAGATGACCAAGTGATCTCTTGTGATACTttcgatgatgatgaactcAAGATGCTTTTGTTAGGTCCCGTTAAGgaattaaaattaaaattgggtCGATTATTGGCAAGTTAGTAAAGTACTTTACGGACAATATCATGATTAGGAATCAACCAATACATGATGATGGGGCAAATGTATCCCATTGCGCAACCtagaattttttccaataatgTGTGGTAATAAATCGATGTTACCATCAGTATAAAGCACCAGGTTGCCAGTGTAAAGACGGTGATACCGATAATGGTTTTGCCCCAAACGTTAAGCCTTTTCACCATGTCTTCTTCTATTAACCACGATTCTAGATGCTGGAGTTCGAGCCAAAGAATCATGCTAATACTAACCAAGAAGCAAAAATGACCACTAATATCAAATCCACCTTCCCAGTAACCACCATTTTTACTACATTTTTCCGCTGAATGGGTCCCACTATGATCTGAACACGATCCTCCGGTTAATATAAAGATATTAtcgatgaaaaggaaaattaTAGCTAGTAATAGATTCTTGAGAATTATCTTCACGGCGTACTCCTTGAGCAAACTCGTCATGGGTTTGCGAACGATGGTTCTTGCGTCTCTTGGTATTACATCAGGTACGTGGGTCTTCATGTACACTTGCAAACCAGCTAAACCGCAGAAGAGTATAGTCCATATTTGATTGCCACGATATGCAAATATTTGGTTTATAAAGTTGTTAGGGTTCAAAAAGTAGTGCTCCTTCCTCTGCGATTCTAACCTTTCATGCCCCATTAGAAAGGCTAAAGTACAACCTACCACCAACTCAATCGGATAGACAATAGCAGCCTTCTTCCAATCAAGTGGTGTCAGCCtcattattcttttcagcGGCTTCCTTCTTTAGTTTATGATGGCTCGTTTGTATAACACAAGATTAAATAACGGTTTAAAGGTTCTCGATGTTTATACGAACACGCAACCTCGTTGAAATTCAAGTAAAACTACGAATAACAGGAGAAggaaatcttttgaagcattgaaaaattttagaattgAATCAAGTAGCTCGAGTTTATGTATAAATGACCAAACTGTATTCTGAAGAGTtgcaattggaaagaacGGATCCGAATCTTTGGAGACTACGTGTTGATAAACTGGGTCGTGAAAGCTGGGAGTACATCAGTAAAGAGGATGCTAAAAATGATCCACAGTCCAAATACGTTCAATGGTTGTTACAGCTCCCCAGTTTTCCCAAGCCTTCACCTAAAATTCACAGCGGCAATGCTAAGAAGTTTAATGCTTTAGAAGCTTGTAAGAATGGTGCCTCTTTTTATCAGCTTTTACAAGATCCTGATTCAGGTATTTTTCCATGTCAATACAAGGGTCCTATGTTCATGACGATTGGTTATGTTGTGGTGCATTACGTGGCAGGTATTGAAATTCCTAAACCAAAGAGATTAGAAATGATTAGGTACATTGTCAATACATCACATCCTGTTGATGGCGGTTGGGGGTTGCATTCCACTGATAAATCCACAGTTTTTGGGACTGCTATCAATTATGTTAATTTACGTTTGTTGGGATTACCACGAGATCATCCAGTTTGCGTGAAAGCCAGAAGAACTCTTCATAAATTAGGTGGTGCATTGGGGGCACCTCATTGGGGGAAAATTTGGCTCAGTGTCTTAAACCTTTACAAATGGGAAGGTGTTAATCCAGCACCTCCGGAAACCTGGTTACTACCTTATTTCTTACCAATTCATCCAGGCCGTTGGTGGGTTCATACTAGAGCCATTTACTTACCAGTGAGTTATCTGTCATTAATTAGATACCAATGCCCCTTAACACcacttttacaagaattgaggGAAGAACTTTATGTGAAGcctttcaattcaataGATTTTGGTTCAAATAGAAACACAGTTTGTGGTGTTGATTTATACTACCCACATTCCAAAGTTTTAGACTTGATGAATAGTGTTCTGGTATTTTATGAAAAACATTTGAGATTCAATTGGATTAATACCATGGCAAAGAATAGAGTTTACGGTTTGatcaaaaaagaaattgccAATACTGATTACTTGTGTATTGCGCCGGTAAATCAAGCATTCTGCGCTTTAGTGACATTAATCGAAGAGGGTGTCAATTCACCTCAATTCAAGAGGTTTCAATTCAGGTTTAACGATGCATTATTCCATGGACCACAAGGTATGACTATGATGGGTACGAATGGTGTGCAAACATGGGATTGTGCCTTTACTATCCAAAGTCTTTTCACCGCTGGGCTtgctgaaaaggaacaGTACTACGAGACAGTTGTAAGGGCTTACGAATTTTTGAATCGTGCTCAATTCCAAGATGAATGTGTACCTGGAAGTTTTAGAGATTTGAGAAAGGGAGCATGGGGGTTTTCCACCAAGACTCAAGGCTATACGGTTTCTGATTGCACCGCTGAATCGATAAAGGCAATTATTATGGTTAAAAAATCTCCATTTTATGCCAAGGTTCACAGTTTAatagatgatgaaagattGTGTCAAGCAATCGATGTACTTTTGAGCCTTCAAAATGTAGGACCTTTCGAATATGGTTCATTTGCTACATATGAAATGATTAAAGCACCACTCttgatggaaaaattgaatccTGCTGAAGTATTTGGGAATATTATGGTTGAATATCCATATGTTGAGTGTACAGATTCAGCAGTATTAGGATTGACTTCGTTCCATGATTACTGTGATTACCGtagagatgaaattagTGATCGCATTAATATTGCCGTTGATTATATTAAAAAGTGTCAAAATGAAGATGGATCTTGGTATGGTTGTTGGGGTGTATGCTTTACATATGCAGGTATGTTTGCTCTAGAGGCTCTTCATTCTGTTGGAGAGGATTATCacaattcaaagattgtACAAAAGGGATGTGATTTCCTAGTGGATAGACAGATGGCAGATGGCGGTTGGGGTGAAACAATGAAGTCTTGCGAATTGCATACTTACGTTGAAAGTCAAGAATCAATGGTTGTACAAACTTCATGGGTAATCATTGCACTGTTACTTTCTAAGTATCCAAACAAGAGTGTAATCGATAGGGCggttaaatttttggaaacCCGCCAAGAAAGATCAGGTGAATGGAAGTTTGATGGTGTGGAAGGTGTGTTCAACCATTCGTGTGCGATTGAATATCCAAACTACCGATTTATTTTCCCCATTAAGGCTCTTGGTCTTTATGTAAATGCTTTTGGCAAAGAGGCTATTTAAGAGAAATTGGTTATTTATGCCTCCTCATCTTTTTAATTAATTTATGTCGTTTTCtgatttgaatttttcccaAGCTGATGACAAGGAACTGAAAACACTCTCTgctatcatcttcttgtcTAAGGGTAACGAATCAGAAATTTTATCGGGATGTGTCTT
It includes:
- the MCM21 gene encoding Mcm21p (similar to uniprot|Q06675 Saccharomyces cerevisiae YDR318W MCM21 Protein involved in minichromosome maintenance component of the COMA complex that bridges kinetochore subunits that are in contact with centromeric DNA and the subunits bound to microtubules), with protein sequence MQSVEELEQDIESLTREITSLCQKRDELKAQKFEKECSELSNHPVVKEFESVFTKFPKLYEVLARENQIVDSNDNDTSDEPSTVDSSFVKRRKLEFSDGSVQNKMFDKSIADLLGDTSSSTSPGKRRSKLQNFKGLESQVSIENAYRLFGITFFPLVDPSDINFQRNDINRKMLGIRLEVFNEGLRQFEKPHYILLKQNLKLNSWSLFKHTIPAFIDLESIFQKIDNGIITTYDQVYLFAKQVYIQLLCVSQRVQIIEELQDIRLISNLEIDLQIAAVSFDIQGMKRVRLFLQDDQVISCDTFDDDELKMLLLGPVKELKLKLGRLLAS
- the YFT2 gene encoding Yft2p (similar to uniprot|Q06676 Saccharomyces cerevisiae YDR319C Hypothetical ORF) is translated as MRLTPLDWKKAAIVYPIELVVGCTLAFLMGHERLESQRKEHYFLNPNNFINQIFAYRGNQIWTILFCGLAGLQVYMKTHVPDVIPRDARTIVRKPMTSLLKEYAVKIILKNLLLAIIFLFIDNIFILTGGSCSDHSGTHSAEKCSKNGGYWEGGFDISGHFCFLVSISMILWLELQHLESWLIEEDMVKRLNVWGKTIIGITVFTLATWCFILMVTSIYYHTLLEKILGCAMGYICPIIMYWLIPNHDIVRKVLY
- the ERG7 gene encoding lanosterol synthase ERG7 (highly similar to uniprot|P38604 Saccharomyces cerevisiae YHR072W ERG7 Lanosterol synthase an essential enzyme that catalyzes the cyclization of squalene 2 3-epoxide a step in ergosterol biosynthesis), whose protein sequence is MTKLYSEELQLERTDPNLWRLRVDKLGRESWEYISKEDAKNDPQSKYVQWLLQLPSFPKPSPKIHSGNAKKFNALEACKNGASFYQLLQDPDSGIFPCQYKGPMFMTIGYVVVHYVAGIEIPKPKRLEMIRYIVNTSHPVDGGWGLHSTDKSTVFGTAINYVNLRLLGLPRDHPVCVKARRTLHKLGGALGAPHWGKIWLSVLNLYKWEGVNPAPPETWLLPYFLPIHPGRWWVHTRAIYLPVSYLSLIRYQCPLTPLLQELREELYVKPFNSIDFGSNRNTVCGVDLYYPHSKVLDLMNSVLVFYEKHLRFNWINTMAKNRVYGLIKKEIANTDYLCIAPVNQAFCALVTLIEEGVNSPQFKRFQFRFNDALFHGPQGMTMMGTNGVQTWDCAFTIQSLFTAGLAEKEQYYETVVRAYEFLNRAQFQDECVPGSFRDLRKGAWGFSTKTQGYTVSDCTAESIKAIIMVKKSPFYAKVHSLIDDERLCQAIDVLLSLQNVGPFEYGSFATYEMIKAPLLMEKLNPAEVFGNIMVEYPYVECTDSAVLGLTSFHDYCDYRRDEISDRINIAVDYIKKCQNEDGSWYGCWGVCFTYAGMFALEALHSVGEDYHNSKIVQKGCDFLVDRQMADGGWGETMKSCELHTYVESQESMVVQTSWVIIALLLSKYPNKSVIDRAVKFLETRQERSGEWKFDGVEGVFNHSCAIEYPNYRFIFPIKALGLYVNAFGKEAI